A single Lolium perenne isolate Kyuss_39 chromosome 6, Kyuss_2.0, whole genome shotgun sequence DNA region contains:
- the LOC127310669 gene encoding 3'-5' exonuclease-like, producing MASASSSVVAGDEKSTTEKYRILAHGSTFIDVVYTNEAATVDRILRMYEGWLDEDEDRFKFVGLDLEYDSSGHKLAVMQIAMREHVLVFHYIRCKDHCPRLLTFLKDKQYTFTSVDKRNDTKVLRAAGLPVPEERHIDIQDIFKINGQPQAGMADLAAKLIDPKFANMKKDFKYNRLRKEGHGFWECKPLSWMNLEYAAIDGYLSYEIYNKIYTVNEGQAHLQRSDHIRPRCKNQDESSSMNKRQKQAWE from the exons ATGGCATCTGCCTCTTCCTCCGTCGTGGCCGGAGACGAGAAGTCCACGACGGAGAAGTACCGCATCCTTGCGCACGGGAGTACATTTATCGACGTCGTTTACACCAATGAGGCGGCGACTGTTGATAGAATTCTTCGTATGTACGAGGGTTGGCTCGATGAGGACGAGGACAGGTTCAAGTTCGTTGGTCTGGATCTCGAGTATGACTCTAGCGGACACAAGTTGGCGGTAATGCAAATCGCCATGAGGGAGCACGTTCTTGTATTCCACTacattag GTGCAAGGATCATTGTCCGCGCCTACTGACTTTTCTCAAGGACAAGCAATACACTTTTACAAGTGTTGATAAAAGAAATGACACAAAAGTTCTTCGTGCGGCCGGTCTTCCTGTTCCAGAAGAGAGACACATCGACATCCAGGACATTTTCAAGATTAATGGTCAACCGCAGGCTGGAATGGCTGATCTTGCAGCAAAGCTCATTGATCCCAAGTTTGCCAACATGAAGAAGGACTTCAAGTACAACCGGCTTCGGAAGGAAGGGCATGGTTTCTGGGAATGCAAGCCACTGTCCTGGATGAACCTCGAATACGCAGCTATTGACGGCTATCTCAGTTATGAGATATACAACAAGATCTACACGGTGAACGAGGGACAAGCTCACCTCCAGAGATCAGACCACATCCGCCCCAGATGCAAAAATCAGGATGAATCTTCATCAATGAACAAGCGTCAGAAGCAAGCCTGGGAGTGA